TCTGTGGAGCTGCTTCAGGCCTCGCGAGGGCTGTCATCGGCGGCAACGTCGTCGCTGATAAAGGTCGCCAGATTGATCGAGAAGAGCGCTGACGAGATACCCAACGAGATAGCCCTTGAGTTCTACGGCCTGGCCCGGGATGTTTACGCCTCGATATTCTTCAAACTCCAGGCAAAATACATCGAAGATAAAGTGGAGCTCATCAGAGACGTTCTCAAGAGGAGTAAAATGGCAGTAGAGGAGCTCCTTGAGAGGGGGGAGGTAGAGCTCGCTATCTCAATGATGCGCTTCCTCCCGCTGGAGGGGAGGGCCATAACCATGCTTGAGCTGGCCTACTGGCTCTACCTCCATGAGCAGCCGAGGCTCGGCAGGAGGGTCTTCGATGACGCCCTTGAGATCATCTTTGTGGGTAAGTTCAAGCCGACGGACAGGGAGCTGGATGGAATAGCGAGGCGCTTCCTTCGCATAGGCTTCCTGGAGGAGCCGCTTATCCTTGCCGGCGTTATCAGGGACGATAAGATAGCGTCGGAGCTCCTTGGGGAGGTGGCTCTGGCGTATGCCCGCTGGGGCGATAAAGCCAGAGCCCGTTCGATAGCCGAGGGAATAAGGGACGAAAGCGTTAAGAACCGCATTTTAGAGGCACTGGAGGGTGAGAGTTATGTGGGACACGAGCAAGGATTACCGCTTACTGGTTGCGGAGAAGGCGGTGGAGCTGTTCCTGAAGACGGTGGAGCACGCGAAGTTCAAGGGGAAGTGGAACAAGAAGGGAGCGATTCAGCTGGCGAAGGAGATGATTCCGGAGCTTCAGGCGATGAGGTACAGCTACGTAGAACCAAAGGAGCTGATTGAGACACCGCAGATGAAAGCTTTGAAGGAGAAGGCCAGTAGTATAATCGAGGCCCTTGGAGGAGAGGACTGGCACCACAAGTTCATCAGCCTGGCGGATAAGAGCGAGCGCGAGAAGGTCGAGGAGCAGGTAGCCAAAGTCCGCTTCTTCCTGAACACGATACTCGGCCTCGACAAACGCCTCGCCCTCGGCAAGATAAACGACCCGGTCATAGCCGTTGACATCAAGGTCGGTGAGGTCATGAGCGTCGGCAAGCACCCGAACGCCGACAGACTTCTCGTCACCAACGTGAACATCGGCGACAGGGCGATAACAGTTGTTACTAACGATTTAAGCGTTAAGGAAGGAAACCGCGTGGCAGTTGCCCTGCTCCCGCCGGCTAACTTCAGGGGAATAGTCAGTGAGGGCATGTTCCTCGGTGCCGGAGAGGGAGTCCTCAAGGATGTGAATGGAGAAATAGGTGGATTGCCTAAGGGAATCCCCCTTGAGGCCTTCAACGAGACGAGGAACCTGGTGGAGGCGTTTTTGAAGGGGTGACTTTTCGCTTTTTGTTCTGATGTATTCACTAGCCTACTCGATTACTCTTCTTTCTTTTGGCCCATATCAACCGTAAAACCCAACTCTGAATAAATTTATACTTGGAAAAAAAGAAAGACATTGTACTAATAGTAAAAGGAAAAGTTTATATGTGCCAACAGTAATGAGATCATGAAAAACTCTCAGGAGGTGAACGACTTGAGATGGATGGCTATGTTGGCAATCCTTTTGGGACTGCTGATGGCTGGAGTGAGTGCAGAAGCCGCAAGCGCAATATCCCCTCCAATGCTAGATAATGAAGGGTTCTCAGTATCTCTAAATAATGATTCCATGTTAAACACTTCAACGAAAATTTCATTTTTTAAATATACGAGACTAAATCAAGAGTTCACATTGATACTAGAGAATGGAACAGTTTTCAAGCTGACTCGAGAATCTGCAAACATTAATATCAAGAGAGATCGGGAAGTCATAAAAATTATCAGGAAATATCATCTAGGAAAAATGCTCGTTTCGGAAATA
This window of the Thermococcus thermotolerans genome carries:
- a CDS encoding tRNA-binding protein, whose protein sequence is MWDTSKDYRLLVAEKAVELFLKTVEHAKFKGKWNKKGAIQLAKEMIPELQAMRYSYVEPKELIETPQMKALKEKASSIIEALGGEDWHHKFISLADKSEREKVEEQVAKVRFFLNTILGLDKRLALGKINDPVIAVDIKVGEVMSVGKHPNADRLLVTNVNIGDRAITVVTNDLSVKEGNRVAVALLPPANFRGIVSEGMFLGAGEGVLKDVNGEIGGLPKGIPLEAFNETRNLVEAFLKG